The DNA segment TGCCAGGTTGGCTTCCTCCTTCCTGTTCATGGGTGTGGAGAAGGGAGATTTCTCCGAGATGGCCGCCGCGATGGTTGCCTGAAACAAACCTCCCAATAAGCAAGTCATTTACGGCCTTGTATGTACAGAGAGCTCTAAAGGAAGAACCGGGGACGTACTATGGGCTCCAGGCAGCCGAGGATGGCTCCGTAGATCAGCATCTTGCCGATCTTCACGTTGACCGGCAGACCCGCCAGGTGGTGTCCCAGAGGGGTGAGCAGGTGGTTGTCGGGGCGACAGGCGCCGATCTTCCTCAGCAGGTTGACGGCGTTGCTGACCGACTGGGGCTGAGGGGCATCGAGGGCCCGGCTCAGGAACTCCTCCGGGGAGCCGTACTGACATTTCTACTCGGAGAGAGCGTGGAGGAAAGGACGCCTTAAGCCCCTTTGCGGGGTTTTTGATTTCTGTGTCTGTGCGACTGGGTTTGGGTTTTGTACCATGATGTGAAGGCAGAGCTCCTCCAGCGGGACTCGCAGTATCTCCGGAATGGAGTATTCCATGAAGGCGTCGAACCTGAGGTCACGGGGGGTCAAACCAGAGCAGAACAGATCAGCACTTTCTTAATGCGTATTGGTCGTTCTCTTCAAAACGACTGACGACCTCCGTACCGGAACTTCGGGTAGAGCCTGAAGCAGAAGCCGTTTTGGACTCGTCCCGCTCGGCCCTGCCTCTGCAGGGCGCTCGCTTTGGAAACAAACGTTTCCACCAGGGAGCTCATCTGGCTGCTCTCGTGGTACCTGCGCAACACATGTCAGCGTTCACATTTACAATCTGTTCTAACTTAACAGAAGGTTGTGTAATAtcaacactctctctctctattgtTCCTGAGGCCTtacttgttttctttagtctttcCGGTGTCGATGACGAACACCACGTCGGGAATAGTCACGCCCGTCTCGGCGATGTTGGTAGACAAGACAATCTAAAGGAGACACAGCGGATCAACGACTACATTTGTTCAGCTATTAATTTAAGATAAATATAATTGGTTTTATTCCAAGATTATTTCAACAGAAATGcagctctttcttttcttttcttgaacgTGAACTCGACTCAATTGTTCCATCTTCCTATTTCTCAACGCTTCATCACAGCACATTTAGAAGTACCTTCCTGGATCCAGCCGGTGGCACCGTGAAGGCAGCAGCCTGGTCCTTGGATGAGAGGGTGGAGTGCAGCGCGACGATCCTGTACCTACAACACCCCATCAGAGGTGGTTTACAGAGGGCCCCCGGCATCTGTGCGCCTCACCGCTCTGAGTCACATGGTGGACTACACCGGCCCGCGTATGTCACCTGTTTTTGTCCCTGAACCTCTTGTCCGAGGTGAGCAGGTCGTGGAGCTGCTGGATGTGAGCCAGGCCCGGCAGAAACACGAGGACGGCGCCGTCCAGCCTCGCAAACTGTGGCGATTTGTCTGGACAGAGTGCGAAAAAGGCCGTAATGTGACAGACGGCAGGCGGCAGCGTGTCCTGAAACGAGCCGGATCACGTGTTGTACCTAGATAGTCGATGAGGTCAACCAGTAAGTCCATGTTGATCTTATTCGGGTTCATGTACTGCAACACCTGCCGAGTCCTGCTGCTGAAGTGGTCTAGATCTGGACCCAGATCCCAGCCGGAAGAGGGGTCCCTCAATATCACCTCCTGGAACAGACGCAGTAACAGGTAACGTGCACGGATTCCACTCCACCGCCATGCGGATACTGCGTTACTGCTGCGGGGAGCCGACGTTACCTGGTGCTGGGCGGTCCTGCCCCCCTTCTGTGAGATAGAGATGctgacctcctcctcgtcttcaaGGATTTTCTGGCTGTACTCGGAGTCCTTTTCCAGGACGTAGCCCGTCTGCTCCACTATATCTTCCAAGTGGaacacctaaaaaaaaacagcaacaacaaaagatTGAATCCTGCGTCTCCTGCAAAGCCCTTTAAATACATCTGTGGAAGGATTTCGTGCAAAAATAGATCTTATCGCTAACATCCACTTCAATGTAGGAAATGAAACCGTTGAATTACGCATACGAGTAGACGCGAGCTGCTCTTACCTCCACGGGGAAAGTCCTCCCGGGAATGTTGATGACCGGGCAGCGGTTGAAGTAGTTGGAGAACTTGCAGCAGTCCACCGTGGCGCTCATGAGGATCAGCTGCAGGTCCGATCTTCTCATGACGACGTCTTTCAGGATGGTTAACAGGAAGTCTGACTGGACGCTGCGCTCGTGGACCTGAGGGGATGGAGGTGAAGAGGTGGGGGTGAAATAACCTGGACCTTCAGTCAACATTACAAATAATGAGCATGTTTGAAGGGGGGACACCTTCATTACCGCCAGTACCTCGTCTACGATGATGTGCGTCAGGGAGCTGAGGTGTCGGTCATGCTGCAACTTCCTGAGCAGGACCCCGGTGGTGCAGTACAGCAAGCGGGTCCACTCCCCGGACTCATTCTCCATGCGGATCTGGTACCCACACAGCGACGACTGCAACGCAAAACACGGAACCCGCCGATTCAAAGCACGGTCGACGGAGCGTCCCAAGCTAAGCtaccaggggggaaaaaaaagcactttcacctttgaccccggTCCGTCCTCGCAGCCCATCTCCTGGCTGACCCGGCAGGCCAGGCTCATGGCGGAGATCCTGCGGGGCTGCGTCACCACGATGTTGCACGGCTTCGCCACTTTGCCTCCGGTTAACATCTCCTCCAGGAGGAACTGGGGGATCTGGGTGCTCTTTCCGCTGCCCGTCTCCccggccaccaccaccaccgggtGGCGCTGCAGAGCCTCCAGGACGCGATGCCGATGCTGGAAGACGGGGAGCTGCTCTCGCTGTGCCTTGAAGGTTGAGTCGCTTGGGTTCAGTTCATGCATCTTCCAGGTGAAAATAGCTTTTATTGTGGTAAGGCAAAATGCTCGTGTGTTTGTACCTTCAGTTTGTTGGCCAGCGGGGACTTCTTCAGCTTCATTAAGAGCTCTCTGGACGCCTCAAGTGCCCCTTCTGCCCTCGCTCTTTTCTCGCTCCTGTCCTCCAGttcttcccctccctccacaaTATCAAGACCGGCCAGGTTCTCCCAGGACTCTTCGGGTTCTTCATCCCCAGCACTGCCCTGCCCACGCTGGCCCTGGGAGCCCACCTCCGGGACTGACGggtgctggttctgctgctgctgtttgagtcTAGTCAGAAGCCGGGAGATGAACTGGTCTCGAGGCTTGTTGGCGGCGGTGCGACTCTCTTCCTGTTGGTGCTGCTCGCTGTCCCTCCACTCCAGCCACACATCTCTGTAGGTTGgagggaggagctggtgcacgGACTGGGGAGGGAACGATTCAGACGGATGGCGGTTActacgggagggggggggaataaacTCGGGCCTGGTTACATGCATTACCTGTCCTTTAACCAGGGTGTAGAGTGCCAGTGTGGCTGCCAGATGTTGGGCCTGCATGCTGTCCTCCGTCAAGATCGTTGGACAGACTTCAAGAACGTCTTCGGTTCTCTGCACACGCACCCTGTGGGACGCGAAGACAGCACATCAACACCAGTCACGTTGCGAGATGCAGCTATACACCGATTTGAAATAGCACCGCGGTCTGCTGCGACTCCGCGCTCACTTGGATCTCCAGTATCTTCCGGCAGCAACCTTGTGAAACGCCGGCGCTGGACTCTTGGGCAGGTTCTTTCGCACCCAGTCGATGAGGAACTGTTTGGGAGACTTTCCTGTCCAGCTGCGAGCTGTGTAGTCAAAATTACGGATGTCCTTTGGCTCATTCTTTTTCGGCACtggaggaaagggaaaaatgtcatttgaaatgattcaaacGACTCCACAGGGATGTAAGTCTGATGGTTTGGTACAGCAGTTTGTTACATACAAATTCATATGGCTTAGTTGTTAAAACCCCATGTTTATGTTAATGTCCATACAACATCTAAATGAGTGGTAGTTAACAGCGTATTGGGCTTGAATTACCAGTTGAACCACAGCATGTTTAATGTTTACTACAGCCCGGCTTGGCTGGTGCTCACGTGCGAGATGCAAACCTTTTGCGGCAGGAGGGGGCTTTTCAGTTTGCTCAAATAAGTTGAAGTTGGCATCCCCTTTGTTCTCGCTGACAGGAAgggtcttcttctccttctgagGCACGTCGACCACCTTGATAGCTGGATTGAACACAGGGTGGGACTCCAGCGGCTTCAtttctgggggggaaaaaaaaggataacACGTGTGTTCTAAGTGTAAAATAGTTTAGTCCTGGCACTTAATGGTTAGAGCCCGCTCACCTTGCTGGATGATGCGTATGCGGTCCTGCGCCATCCTCTGGCCCGCCTTATCTCCTTTTGCCTTGGTAGTCGCTGCCATTTCTTTTGCGTCATACAATTGAGCAGTAAGAGCCAAATACCTGTCATTCTATACAAGAAATAACAGGCATGTTTACTGCACTGTGCAGCATTTACTACCTTAACACCACTTAGCTTAGCAGCACAGTGAATTATTAAATCAATTAATCATTTGAAAAGTGTTACTTACTGGATCAAACTTTTCCTCTAGTTCAGGATTGTGTGTCTTCTTCccgacttcctcctcctcttcctcgtcactGCTCTGCTCTGCATACCTTAAGATCCAATCCTTCATGCTGGCAGCGTCGTCCTTCTCCGTCACCTgaaaacacaggactttcatTCAGCGTTTCGGCGGGCATCTTTTTATCCAGCTTACGCTTGCGACTAGACAAAGCGACCTTGGCGGGCTCCCTGCGGTGCTCGCTGGGTGCTTTGGGGCTCGGGGGTGCAGGTTTCTCCTGAACCGGAGGCTGGAACCTGGGCCTGCTCCTCTGACTCTCCTCCTGCATCTGCTGGGTAAAACCTTCCGGCAGCTCCTCTGGTGAAGAGACAACACACGAGGAAAGTCACGCTTTTAACAGCCCCCCGTGTCCACAAGGGCGTCATGCCGACGACAGCCGAGGCTCCGTTACCATCTCTGAGGTTGAGGCAGAGCCAGTCGAGAGCAGAGTGCAGATCCCCTCCGTACAGCACGCTGCTCTTCATCGCCTCCTCAATGTGCTCTCTCTTGAAGTTGAACTTCTGCAGGGCTGTGTAGAGGTcctgcacgcacaaacacgacAAGATGAAACAGATCTGTACACGTGAGGTTCAATCCGGATTAGAGggatgattttgtttttttaccagcaACTTTTTGTTGGTAAGTCTCCCGGATATGGGCCCTTTGTCCCCATTCTCCTCTCTGAAGTCGTTGATCAGCTTGATGATCTTCTTCTCTAGTTCAGCTTGGATAGCAACCTGTTTTAAAGGGTAAAATCACATTCTTCATCAACGTTTTAAAATGGATTATTATGTCGGCAAGAACAGGTCACAGCAGCGACGTTTACTTGGCACTGAGAGAGATCAAGCACGCAGTGATGTCACTGAAACGACTTACTTTAAGAATGGACTTGTCTGTGACTCCCCCCGTGTCAACCTGGGAAGTGTTGGCAAGACTGTAGGTCTTTGGAGCTGGAAAGACACAGGGAAAAACGGAATTGTGCCACTTTAAAAGCAACATATTTTAAGGATTCAATAAGCTTAAtttcattacacacacaaacacactctcgtCCTAATTATGCTGTACAAGGATACAAATATGCTTTCAATGTATCTCAAGATTGACTGATTAACAGTAGCAGGTAACTGTCCATTACAAGTGTCCAGAGCCCCATTAGTTTGTTTAATAGCATGACAAGCTGTCACTGTGTTACACTACATAATAGGAGATGAAGAAAGGCAAGAGAGGGCCAAGTATGGAAATCTACCCTGAAAGCTGTTGGTGTTTTACTTTACACTGTGATCACAATGAGCCAAGCTTGAGGTCCTGATGCAAAAGGTGTTACAGTGGAATATGCACCCCTGAAGGCTAATATATATACCATTACAACACATGCGTGGTTATGTCACCGCATACAGGGCTGAACCGATCGGTTCTACGGCCCCGTTTCTCTGCGGTGTTTTCCCCCCCACGGACTATGAAACCAGCAGCCAAGCACCGCTACCTTTAGACTTGTTGTCTTTGGCTGGTTTGGccggcttgttgttgttggctgGCTGTTTCTTCGGCTCTTCCGCCGGCGCAGCACCAGTCCTgcccgccgccgctgccgctgatgatgatgatgatgatgatggggccATGGCAGCAGCCGCCGCTTGCACCGccgatttcttcttcttcccaccCATTCGATCCCGGAAACACCGCCTGTGCGCGGCTCTTCTATGCGTCGATGCGGCACCGAGTCATCGGCGAAAGTCCAGATGTTTTTAAGTGGatagcttacacacacacaaaaataaataaaaagcgcTAACGTGTGTTTCTTTCCGTGATAACGTCCGGCTGGTTGGCGGTGAGTTTTGCGCAACCCGGCTGC comes from the Gasterosteus aculeatus chromosome 14, fGasAcu3.hap1.1, whole genome shotgun sequence genome and includes:
- the dhx29 gene encoding ATP-dependent RNA helicase DHX29; its protein translation is MGGKKKKSAVQAAAAAMAPSSSSSSSAAAAAGRTGAAPAEEPKKQPANNNKPAKPAKDNKSKAPKTYSLANTSQVDTGGVTDKSILKVAIQAELEKKIIKLINDFREENGDKGPISGRLTNKKLLDLYTALQKFNFKREHIEEAMKSSVLYGGDLHSALDWLCLNLRDEELPEGFTQQMQEESQRSRPRFQPPVQEKPAPPSPKAPSEHRREPAKVTEKDDAASMKDWILRYAEQSSDEEEEEEVGKKTHNPELEEKFDPNDRYLALTAQLYDAKEMAATTKAKGDKAGQRMAQDRIRIIQQEMKPLESHPVFNPAIKVVDVPQKEKKTLPVSENKGDANFNLFEQTEKPPPAAKVPKKNEPKDIRNFDYTARSWTGKSPKQFLIDWVRKNLPKSPAPAFHKVAAGRYWRSKVRVQRTEDVLEVCPTILTEDSMQAQHLAATLALYTLVKGQSVHQLLPPTYRDVWLEWRDSEQHQQEESRTAANKPRDQFISRLLTRLKQQQQNQHPSVPEVGSQGQRGQGSAGDEEPEESWENLAGLDIVEGGEELEDRSEKRARAEGALEASRELLMKLKKSPLANKLKAQREQLPVFQHRHRVLEALQRHPVVVVAGETGSGKSTQIPQFLLEEMLTGGKVAKPCNIVVTQPRRISAMSLACRVSQEMGCEDGPGSKSSLCGYQIRMENESGEWTRLLYCTTGVLLRKLQHDRHLSSLTHIIVDEVHERSVQSDFLLTILKDVVMRRSDLQLILMSATVDCCKFSNYFNRCPVINIPGRTFPVEVFHLEDIVEQTGYVLEKDSEYSQKILEDEEEVSISISQKGGRTAQHQEVILRDPSSGWDLGPDLDHFSSRTRQVLQYMNPNKINMDLLVDLIDYLDKSPQFARLDGAVLVFLPGLAHIQQLHDLLTSDKRFRDKNRYRIVALHSTLSSKDQAAAFTVPPAGSRKIVLSTNIAETGVTIPDVVFVIDTGKTKENKYHESSQMSSLVETFVSKASALQRQGRAGRVQNGFCFRLYPKFRFDAFMEYSIPEILRVPLEELCLHIMKCQYGSPEEFLSRALDAPQPQSVSNAVNLLRKIGACRPDNHLLTPLGHHLAGLPVNVKIGKMLIYGAILGCLEPIATIAAAISEKSPFSTPMNRKEEANLAKAALALANSDHLTIYNAYLGWKKSQTDGQRAEMCFCRQHFLNRTALVTIESVKHELMRMMEQAGFWSSRSKPQAAAALSKHQISVLNAVLTAGLYDSVARVLCTPSVDVLERVVCTVETPQGKAQVHPSSVNRNLQTHGWLLYQEKVKYGKIYLRDTSLISPFPVLLFGGDIDIQHRERLISVDGWILFQAPVRIGVIFKHLRKLMDSLLERKLENPRMSLEGEKTIHMILDLIKSE